A region from the Rhodamnia argentea isolate NSW1041297 chromosome 7, ASM2092103v1, whole genome shotgun sequence genome encodes:
- the LOC115729550 gene encoding LOW QUALITY PROTEIN: uncharacterized protein LOC115729550 (The sequence of the model RefSeq protein was modified relative to this genomic sequence to represent the inferred CDS: deleted 1 base in 1 codon) — MFGCKCLSWNGIAGRSHPQPEPFSLPAPIPQWPPGQGFASGRINLGEIEVCKVNRFEYIWGWNLSRDERKGVSFYRPAAIPDGFFCLGHYCQSNDRPLRGFVLVAREVISSGIEPPDQCTSDKSPALEEPVDYTLVWSSDDGGEDGVEGCFFWLPQAPEGYKPMGLLVTNQPAKPALEEVRVVRSDLTDTCENHHVILSLISKYPQLPFTVCSTRPTHRGMLGKGVSVGTFFCSSFWISGDEQCVSCLKNCNLSLNAMPNLDQVHAVINHYGPTVFFHPDEVFLPSSVSWFFENGSQLYSKGNPVGEPIDISGSNLPSGGKNDGEYWIDLPSDGRKDSIKNGNLDSAKLYVHVKPALGSTFTDIVMWIFCPFNGPATLKVGMSIPLSIGQHVGDWEHFTLRISNFTGELWSIYFSQHSGGQWVDACDLEFIDGNKVAVYSSKSGHASYPHPGTYIQGSKKLGIGIRNDAARSDFKVDSSTSYELVAAEYLGDGVVGEPFWLQYMRKWGPTITYDSRTKLDKTIKSLPVMLGHSVAYIFDKLPAELSGEDGPTGPKEKNNWVSDERG, encoded by the exons ATGTTCGGATGCAAGTGCCTGTCTTGGAACGGGATCGCCGGTCGTTCCCATCCTCAGCCCGAGCCATTCTCTCTGCCTGCTCCGATCCCCCAATGGCCGCCGG GGCAAGGATTTGCCAGTGGAAGGATAAATCTTGGGGAAATTGAAGTCTGTAAAGTCAACAGGTTTGAATATATCTGGGGTTGGAATCTGTCAAGGGATGAGAGAAAAGGTGTCAGTTTCTATAGGCCTGCGGCAATACCTGATGGATTTTTTTGTCTGGGGCACTATTGCCAATCAAATGATCGACCTTTGCGAGGTTTTGTACTGGTGGCAAGGGAAGTTATTTCTTCTGGTATAGAACCTCCTGATCAATGCACATCTGATAAATCACCGGCTCTGGAGGAGCCAGTTGACTACACGCTTGTTTGGAGTTCAGATGACGGTGGTGAAGATGGGGTCGAAGGTTGTTTTTTCTGGCTACCTCAGGCGCCTGAGGGGTACAAGCCTATGGGACTTTTGGTCACTAACCAGCCAGCTAAGCCTGCATTGGAGGAAGTCAGAGTTGTTCGGTCTGACTTGACCGATACATGCGAAAATCATCACGTGATTCTCAGCTTGATTTCAAAATATCCACAACTACCATTTACAGTATGTAGCACTAGACCGACTCATAGGGGAATGCTGGGTAAAGGTGTCTCAGTTGGGACTTTTTTCTGCAGTAGCTTCTGGATTTCTGGCGATGAACAATGTGTTTCATGCCTAAAGAACTGCAAC CTGTCGCTGAATGCGATGCCGAACCTTGATCAGGTGCACGCAGTCATTAATCACTATGGGCCAACTGTGTTCTTTCACCCAGATGAGGTGTTCCTGCCATCTTCTGTTTCATGGTTCTTTGAAAATGGATCGCAATTATACAGTAAAGGAAATCCTGTAGGGGAGCCCATAGACATTAGTGGTTCAAACTTACCAAGCGGTGGGAAGAACGATGGGGAGTATTGGATTGATTTGCCTAGCGATGGGCGGAAAGATAGCATCAAGAATGGGAACTTGGATTCGGCTAAACTGTATGTTCATGTGAAGCCAGCTTTGGGCAGTACATTTACGGACATTGTGATGTGGATCTTTTGCCCCTTCAATGGGCCAGCCACTCTCAAAGTTGGCATGAGTATTCCTCTGAGCATTGGACAGCATGTAGGCGACTGGGAACATTTTACTCTCCGGATAAGCAACTTCACTGGAGAGCTGTGGAGCATCTACTTCTCACAGCACAGCGGGGGCCAGTGGGTGGATGCATGCGATTTGGAGTTCATAGATGGAAACAAAGTGGCAGTTTACTCATCGAAAAGTGGGCATGCTAGCTACCCTCATCCCGGAACCTACATTCAGGGATCGAAAAAGCTTGGAATCGGGATAAGGAACGATGCAGCTCGGAGTGATTTTAAAGTGGACTCAAGCACCAGCTATGAGTTGGTTGCTGCCGAATATCTAGGAGATGGCGTCGTCGGTGAGCCTTTCTGGTTGCAATATATGAGAAAATGGGGTCCAACCATCACCTACGATTCAAGAACCAAGCTAGACAAGACAATCAAATCTTTGCCGGTTATGCTGGGACACTCGGTGGCATACATTTTCGACAAGCTTCCAGCCGAGCTTTCTGGCGAAGATGGCCCAACAGGgccaaaggaaaagaacaactGGGTCAGCGACGAAAGAGGCTAG
- the LOC115729552 gene encoding nuclear transport factor 2 isoform X2, whose translation MATSYPAPVTAMQVGSYFVGQYYQILKERPELAHQFYTETSSMVRVDGDSSESGSTMLQIHSLLTSLNLATIEVKTINSLESWNGGIVVMVSGLVKTKDSIVRRKFVQTFFLAPQDKGFFVLNDIFQFFEDATVPQHSAPMVSESRIDVQLNASSPVMDPPVHNYVLEEEPREYVNSGNIEDNLDDEFNLQEQQHYDEVEAETALENAYAEDNSTSFHTLDAVPLAPDAGLDEPAEEPQRKTYASILRASRAQSASAGTAQPSCGRTPPNMSDWEYNPQPTAQPPKQVSYVEPVSVVEAADDGFGEDEGLSKSVYVRNLPPTVMNADIEEVFRNFGAIRPDGVAIKIRKASPVMVAGKPVYVEERRANTTGGARGGRPGRGRGRGGYQAEGLRGRLGGLSLGRGSNLDNDYSRPRGNGSYFRGSQ comes from the exons ATGGCGACTTCCTACCCCGCCCCTGTCACTGCGATGCAG GTTGGTTCCTACTTCGTTGGCCAGTACTATCAGATTCTGAAAGAGCGGCCGGAGCTGGCGCATCAGTTCTACACGGAGACGAGCTCCATGGTTCGGGTCGATGGCGATAGCAGCGAGTCCGGTTCGACCATGCTG CAAATCCATTCTCTTCTCACGTCGCTGAACCTAGCTACAATCGAGGTCAAGACAATAAACTCTCTCGAATCTTGGAATGGAGGTATCGTGGTGATGGTCTCTGGTCTGGTTAAAACTAAGGACTCTATCGTCCGGAGAAAGTTCGTGCAAACCTTCTTTCTTGCACCTCAAGATAAGGGTTTCTTCGTCCTCAATGATATCTTCCAATTCTTCGAAGATGCAACAGTACCTCAACACTCTGCACCCATGGTATCAGAAAGCAGAATTGACGTGCAGTTAAATGCATCAAGCCCTGTCATGGATCCACCAG TTCACAACTATGTTTTGGAGGAAGAGCCAAGGGAATACGTGAACTCAGGAAATATAGAAGATAATCTGGACGACGAATTCAATCTGCAAGAACAACAGCACTATGATGAAGTTGAAGCTGAAACTGCGTTGGAAAATGCCTATGCAGAGGACAATTCTACTTCTTTTCATACTTTGGATGCTGTTCCTCTTGCTCCAGATGCTGGTCTGGATGAACCTGCAGAAGAACCTCAAAGGAAAACCTACGCTTCTATT TTACGAGCTTCAAGGGCACAGTCTGCATCAGCAGGCACTGCACAGCCATCTTGTGGCAGAACTCCTCCCAACATGTCGGATTGGGAATATAATCCACAGCCCACAGCTCAGCCACCAAAACAGGTGTCTTATGTTGAGCCTGTATCAGTTGTTGAGGCAGCAGATGATGGTTTTGGTGAAGATGAAG GTCTTTCGAAATCTGTCTATGTGAGGAATTTGCCCCCAACTGTTATGAATGCAGACATTGAGGAGGTTTTCAGGAACTTTGGCGCCATCCGGCCAGATGGTGTTGCTATCAAGATACGGAAG GCTTCTCCTGTTATGGTGGCCGGAAAGCCAGTCTACGTTGAAGAGAGAAGAGCAAACACCACGGGTGGTGCTCGAGGAGGAAG GCCAGGACGAGGAAGAGGCAGGGGCGGATACCAAGCAGAGGGCCTAAGGGGACGCCTGGGTGGTCTGAGTTTGGGCAGGGGAAGCAACCTGGATAATGACTACAGCCGTCCAAGAGGCAATGGTTCTTACTTCCGTGGTTCACAATGA
- the LOC115729552 gene encoding nuclear transport factor 2 isoform X3: MATSYPAPVTAMQVGSYFVGQYYQILKERPELAHQFYTETSSMVRVDGDSSESGSTMLQIHSLLTSLNLATIEVKTINSLESWNGGIVVMVSGLVKTKDSIVRRKFVQTFFLAPQDKGFFVLNDIFQFFEDATVPQHSAPMVSESRIDVQLNASSPVMDPPVHNYVLEEEPREYVNSGNIEDNLDDEFNLQEQQHYDEVEAETALENAYAEDNSTSFHTLDAVPLAPDAGLDEPAEEPQRKTYASILRASRAQSASAGTAQPSCGRTPPNMSDWEYNPQPTAQPPKQVSYVEPVSVVEAADDGFGEDEGLSKSVYVRNLPPTVMNADIEEVFRNFGAIRPDGVAIKIRKASPVMVAGKPVYVEERRANTTGGARGGRRGRGRGGYQAEGLRGRLGGLSLGRGSNLDNDYSRPRGNGSYFRGSQ, translated from the exons ATGGCGACTTCCTACCCCGCCCCTGTCACTGCGATGCAG GTTGGTTCCTACTTCGTTGGCCAGTACTATCAGATTCTGAAAGAGCGGCCGGAGCTGGCGCATCAGTTCTACACGGAGACGAGCTCCATGGTTCGGGTCGATGGCGATAGCAGCGAGTCCGGTTCGACCATGCTG CAAATCCATTCTCTTCTCACGTCGCTGAACCTAGCTACAATCGAGGTCAAGACAATAAACTCTCTCGAATCTTGGAATGGAGGTATCGTGGTGATGGTCTCTGGTCTGGTTAAAACTAAGGACTCTATCGTCCGGAGAAAGTTCGTGCAAACCTTCTTTCTTGCACCTCAAGATAAGGGTTTCTTCGTCCTCAATGATATCTTCCAATTCTTCGAAGATGCAACAGTACCTCAACACTCTGCACCCATGGTATCAGAAAGCAGAATTGACGTGCAGTTAAATGCATCAAGCCCTGTCATGGATCCACCAG TTCACAACTATGTTTTGGAGGAAGAGCCAAGGGAATACGTGAACTCAGGAAATATAGAAGATAATCTGGACGACGAATTCAATCTGCAAGAACAACAGCACTATGATGAAGTTGAAGCTGAAACTGCGTTGGAAAATGCCTATGCAGAGGACAATTCTACTTCTTTTCATACTTTGGATGCTGTTCCTCTTGCTCCAGATGCTGGTCTGGATGAACCTGCAGAAGAACCTCAAAGGAAAACCTACGCTTCTATT TTACGAGCTTCAAGGGCACAGTCTGCATCAGCAGGCACTGCACAGCCATCTTGTGGCAGAACTCCTCCCAACATGTCGGATTGGGAATATAATCCACAGCCCACAGCTCAGCCACCAAAACAGGTGTCTTATGTTGAGCCTGTATCAGTTGTTGAGGCAGCAGATGATGGTTTTGGTGAAGATGAAG GTCTTTCGAAATCTGTCTATGTGAGGAATTTGCCCCCAACTGTTATGAATGCAGACATTGAGGAGGTTTTCAGGAACTTTGGCGCCATCCGGCCAGATGGTGTTGCTATCAAGATACGGAAG GCTTCTCCTGTTATGGTGGCCGGAAAGCCAGTCTACGTTGAAGAGAGAAGAGCAAACACCACGGGTGGTGCTCGAGGAGGAA GACGAGGAAGAGGCAGGGGCGGATACCAAGCAGAGGGCCTAAGGGGACGCCTGGGTGGTCTGAGTTTGGGCAGGGGAAGCAACCTGGATAATGACTACAGCCGTCCAAGAGGCAATGGTTCTTACTTCCGTGGTTCACAATGA
- the LOC115729552 gene encoding nuclear transport factor 2 isoform X1 encodes MATSYPAPVTAMQVGSYFVGQYYQILKERPELAHQFYTETSSMVRVDGDSSESGSTMLQIHSLLTSLNLATIEVKTINSLESWNGGIVVMVSGLVKTKDSIVRRKFVQTFFLAPQDKGFFVLNDIFQFFEDATVPQHSAPMVSESRIDVQLNASSPVMDPPVHNYVLEEEPREYVNSGNIEDNLDDEFNLQEQQHYDEVEAETALENAYAEDNSTSFHTLDAVPLAPDAGLDEPAEEPQRKTYASILRASRAQSASAGTAQPSCGRTPPNMSDWEYNPQPTAQPPKQVSYVEPVSVVEAADDGFGEDEGLSKSVYVRNLPPTVMNADIEEVFRNFGAIRPDGVAIKIRKEIGVCYAFVEFEDLFGVQNALKASPVMVAGKPVYVEERRANTTGGARGGRRGRGRGGYQAEGLRGRLGGLSLGRGSNLDNDYSRPRGNGSYFRGSQ; translated from the exons ATGGCGACTTCCTACCCCGCCCCTGTCACTGCGATGCAG GTTGGTTCCTACTTCGTTGGCCAGTACTATCAGATTCTGAAAGAGCGGCCGGAGCTGGCGCATCAGTTCTACACGGAGACGAGCTCCATGGTTCGGGTCGATGGCGATAGCAGCGAGTCCGGTTCGACCATGCTG CAAATCCATTCTCTTCTCACGTCGCTGAACCTAGCTACAATCGAGGTCAAGACAATAAACTCTCTCGAATCTTGGAATGGAGGTATCGTGGTGATGGTCTCTGGTCTGGTTAAAACTAAGGACTCTATCGTCCGGAGAAAGTTCGTGCAAACCTTCTTTCTTGCACCTCAAGATAAGGGTTTCTTCGTCCTCAATGATATCTTCCAATTCTTCGAAGATGCAACAGTACCTCAACACTCTGCACCCATGGTATCAGAAAGCAGAATTGACGTGCAGTTAAATGCATCAAGCCCTGTCATGGATCCACCAG TTCACAACTATGTTTTGGAGGAAGAGCCAAGGGAATACGTGAACTCAGGAAATATAGAAGATAATCTGGACGACGAATTCAATCTGCAAGAACAACAGCACTATGATGAAGTTGAAGCTGAAACTGCGTTGGAAAATGCCTATGCAGAGGACAATTCTACTTCTTTTCATACTTTGGATGCTGTTCCTCTTGCTCCAGATGCTGGTCTGGATGAACCTGCAGAAGAACCTCAAAGGAAAACCTACGCTTCTATT TTACGAGCTTCAAGGGCACAGTCTGCATCAGCAGGCACTGCACAGCCATCTTGTGGCAGAACTCCTCCCAACATGTCGGATTGGGAATATAATCCACAGCCCACAGCTCAGCCACCAAAACAGGTGTCTTATGTTGAGCCTGTATCAGTTGTTGAGGCAGCAGATGATGGTTTTGGTGAAGATGAAG GTCTTTCGAAATCTGTCTATGTGAGGAATTTGCCCCCAACTGTTATGAATGCAGACATTGAGGAGGTTTTCAGGAACTTTGGCGCCATCCGGCCAGATGGTGTTGCTATCAAGATACGGAAG GAAATTGGTGTTTGTTATGCTTTTGTTGAGTTCGAAGACCTTTTTGGTGTCCAGAATGCATTAAAG GCTTCTCCTGTTATGGTGGCCGGAAAGCCAGTCTACGTTGAAGAGAGAAGAGCAAACACCACGGGTGGTGCTCGAGGAGGAA GACGAGGAAGAGGCAGGGGCGGATACCAAGCAGAGGGCCTAAGGGGACGCCTGGGTGGTCTGAGTTTGGGCAGGGGAAGCAACCTGGATAATGACTACAGCCGTCCAAGAGGCAATGGTTCTTACTTCCGTGGTTCACAATGA
- the LOC115729552 gene encoding nuclear transport factor 2 isoform X5, producing MATSYPAPVTAMQVGSYFVGQYYQILKERPELAHQFYTETSSMVRVDGDSSESGSTMLQIHSLLTSLNLATIEVKTINSLESWNGGIVVMVSGLVKTKDSIVRRKFVQTFFLAPQDKGFFVLNDIFQFFEDATVPQHSAPMVSESRIDVQLNASSPVMDPPVHNYVLEEEPREYVNSGNIEDNLDDEFNLQEQQHYDEVEAETALENAYAEDNSTSFHTLDAVPLAPDAGLDEPAEEPQRKTYASILRASRAQSASAGTAQPSCGRTPPNMSDWEYNPQPTAQPPKQVSYVEPVSVVEAADDGFGEDEGLSKSVYVRNLPPTVMNADIEEVFRNFGAIRPDGVAIKIRKASPVMVAGKPVYVEERRANTTGGARGGMEVFNDE from the exons ATGGCGACTTCCTACCCCGCCCCTGTCACTGCGATGCAG GTTGGTTCCTACTTCGTTGGCCAGTACTATCAGATTCTGAAAGAGCGGCCGGAGCTGGCGCATCAGTTCTACACGGAGACGAGCTCCATGGTTCGGGTCGATGGCGATAGCAGCGAGTCCGGTTCGACCATGCTG CAAATCCATTCTCTTCTCACGTCGCTGAACCTAGCTACAATCGAGGTCAAGACAATAAACTCTCTCGAATCTTGGAATGGAGGTATCGTGGTGATGGTCTCTGGTCTGGTTAAAACTAAGGACTCTATCGTCCGGAGAAAGTTCGTGCAAACCTTCTTTCTTGCACCTCAAGATAAGGGTTTCTTCGTCCTCAATGATATCTTCCAATTCTTCGAAGATGCAACAGTACCTCAACACTCTGCACCCATGGTATCAGAAAGCAGAATTGACGTGCAGTTAAATGCATCAAGCCCTGTCATGGATCCACCAG TTCACAACTATGTTTTGGAGGAAGAGCCAAGGGAATACGTGAACTCAGGAAATATAGAAGATAATCTGGACGACGAATTCAATCTGCAAGAACAACAGCACTATGATGAAGTTGAAGCTGAAACTGCGTTGGAAAATGCCTATGCAGAGGACAATTCTACTTCTTTTCATACTTTGGATGCTGTTCCTCTTGCTCCAGATGCTGGTCTGGATGAACCTGCAGAAGAACCTCAAAGGAAAACCTACGCTTCTATT TTACGAGCTTCAAGGGCACAGTCTGCATCAGCAGGCACTGCACAGCCATCTTGTGGCAGAACTCCTCCCAACATGTCGGATTGGGAATATAATCCACAGCCCACAGCTCAGCCACCAAAACAGGTGTCTTATGTTGAGCCTGTATCAGTTGTTGAGGCAGCAGATGATGGTTTTGGTGAAGATGAAG GTCTTTCGAAATCTGTCTATGTGAGGAATTTGCCCCCAACTGTTATGAATGCAGACATTGAGGAGGTTTTCAGGAACTTTGGCGCCATCCGGCCAGATGGTGTTGCTATCAAGATACGGAAG GCTTCTCCTGTTATGGTGGCCGGAAAGCCAGTCTACGTTGAAGAGAGAAGAGCAAACACCACGGGTGGTGCTCGAGGAGGAA TGGAAGTGTTCAATGATGAGTAG
- the LOC115729552 gene encoding nuclear transport factor 2 isoform X4, which produces MATSYPAPVTAMQVGSYFVGQYYQILKERPELAHQFYTETSSMVRVDGDSSESGSTMLQIHSLLTSLNLATIEVKTINSLESWNGGIVVMVSGLVKTKDSIVRRKFVQTFFLAPQDKGFFVLNDIFQFFEDATVPQHSAPMVSESRIDVQLNASSPVMDPPVHNYVLEEEPREYVNSGNIEDNLDDEFNLQEQQHYDEVEAETALENAYAEDNSTSFHTLDAVPLAPDAGLDEPAEEPQRKTYASILRASRAQSASAGTAQPSCGRTPPNMSDWEYNPQPTAQPPKQVSYVEPVSVVEAADDGFGEDEGLSKSVYVRNLPPTVMNADIEEVFRNFGAIRPDGVAIKIRKEIGVCYAFVEFEDLFGVQNALKASPVMVAGKPVYVEERRANTTGGARGGMEVFNDE; this is translated from the exons ATGGCGACTTCCTACCCCGCCCCTGTCACTGCGATGCAG GTTGGTTCCTACTTCGTTGGCCAGTACTATCAGATTCTGAAAGAGCGGCCGGAGCTGGCGCATCAGTTCTACACGGAGACGAGCTCCATGGTTCGGGTCGATGGCGATAGCAGCGAGTCCGGTTCGACCATGCTG CAAATCCATTCTCTTCTCACGTCGCTGAACCTAGCTACAATCGAGGTCAAGACAATAAACTCTCTCGAATCTTGGAATGGAGGTATCGTGGTGATGGTCTCTGGTCTGGTTAAAACTAAGGACTCTATCGTCCGGAGAAAGTTCGTGCAAACCTTCTTTCTTGCACCTCAAGATAAGGGTTTCTTCGTCCTCAATGATATCTTCCAATTCTTCGAAGATGCAACAGTACCTCAACACTCTGCACCCATGGTATCAGAAAGCAGAATTGACGTGCAGTTAAATGCATCAAGCCCTGTCATGGATCCACCAG TTCACAACTATGTTTTGGAGGAAGAGCCAAGGGAATACGTGAACTCAGGAAATATAGAAGATAATCTGGACGACGAATTCAATCTGCAAGAACAACAGCACTATGATGAAGTTGAAGCTGAAACTGCGTTGGAAAATGCCTATGCAGAGGACAATTCTACTTCTTTTCATACTTTGGATGCTGTTCCTCTTGCTCCAGATGCTGGTCTGGATGAACCTGCAGAAGAACCTCAAAGGAAAACCTACGCTTCTATT TTACGAGCTTCAAGGGCACAGTCTGCATCAGCAGGCACTGCACAGCCATCTTGTGGCAGAACTCCTCCCAACATGTCGGATTGGGAATATAATCCACAGCCCACAGCTCAGCCACCAAAACAGGTGTCTTATGTTGAGCCTGTATCAGTTGTTGAGGCAGCAGATGATGGTTTTGGTGAAGATGAAG GTCTTTCGAAATCTGTCTATGTGAGGAATTTGCCCCCAACTGTTATGAATGCAGACATTGAGGAGGTTTTCAGGAACTTTGGCGCCATCCGGCCAGATGGTGTTGCTATCAAGATACGGAAG GAAATTGGTGTTTGTTATGCTTTTGTTGAGTTCGAAGACCTTTTTGGTGTCCAGAATGCATTAAAG GCTTCTCCTGTTATGGTGGCCGGAAAGCCAGTCTACGTTGAAGAGAGAAGAGCAAACACCACGGGTGGTGCTCGAGGAGGAA TGGAAGTGTTCAATGATGAGTAG